Genomic segment of Quercus lobata isolate SW786 unplaced genomic scaffold, ValleyOak3.0 Primary Assembly Scq3eQI_128, whole genome shotgun sequence:
TGCAATGCCTAAACCCTCTAATACACGGACCGAAAGCCCAAAACGCAGAGTTGAATATACAAGTCCCCGAGACATAGGGGTCACACTTTAATGTGGTCATAGTATCCGGATCTGCATCAGACAATGCAGCTAGAAATCGTGGCAATTCTGCGTACGACTCGTCAAAATCCCCGAAATACGTGCAACTGCCTTCTGTTTGGCTTCCCAAACCTTGTACATAGTTACATCATGCCCATGCCTTGCATGCAACATACTACGCAAGTCCCTTACCTTTCGGGTTAGGTCTTCCCGTACATACTTCTCAAGTGCAATGGAGATGAACTTTGAATCCATCATCCGCCCATCAGTTGGTAGCTGGAGGGATGAGCAACTATGAGGACCCTTACATGTACTAATAACCCACATCCCGTGCTTCTTGCTGCAATTGGCCCGAATTGACCACAGACATGCCTCATTCTTACACCGCACTACCAGTCTATTGGTGTCAGACTTGATGACCTTGTATTGCTTATTATGCTCCACAGAGTAGAGGGTCAACACATATTGAACAGAGGCTTTATTCTTGAATAGCATCCCCCTTGCTGGGTGGTCATCTTTATGCCAACTTGTAAGATGTCCTGTACCCAATGCAGGTGATGGGTCATTAATATTGTCCCATGTGTTTGATGTGAACCATTCTGGGATAGGAACTGTTGTAAGGCAATCCTCCTCGTTATTTTTGATCAGTGGTACATCTAAGACCTCCGCGTCGTCCACTGGTCCATCAGTATCAATGAACTCTTCATACACATCTCGGCTGCCATCAATATCAATTCCCGCGTCCATATCAGCTTGGACATGCTCATATGTGTGAGTAGACCCTCCCACATCATGTGTATTGGTGGCGCCCACCACTTCGGTGTTGTCCAAATGATCAACTGCACTACATGGTTCATTATTGTAGGGGAAAGGCGTGGCATAGGCAAAGGGAGGATGCACGTCAACCGACAATGAGTGTGGCTCTTCCACCCCACTGGCATGTTGTGAACTTGCACTACCATGGAACCTAACAGCCTCAACAGTTACATACAAGTCGGACGCTATGAACTGGGGGGTCCGCTTAATCACTGCCCACATCATGTCCACGTCAGCATTGCAACCCAACGGATTTGAGTTGTAGACAACCTGAGTACTCACAAGTATCTGGGGGGCACGGTACACAATTGATATCTTATGTGACTCCTTGTCCAACCGTAGAGCTTCCATTATCTTCCGGTGCATTTTTCTCAAGTGTGTTCCCCATTTCAACTCAATGAACTTCTGCTTCACTGACTCGCCTTTATAGGACAGCCCATGCAAGTCATGGAAATATTGTTCCCCATCATAGTAAACGTAGAAGC
This window contains:
- the LOC115973649 gene encoding uncharacterized protein LOC115973649, producing MGRHCFYVYYDGEQYFHDLHGLSYKGESVKQKFIELKWGTHLRKMHRKIMEALRLDKESHKISIVYRAPQILVSTQVVYNSNPLGCNADVDMMWAVIKRTPQFIASDLYVTVEAVRFHGSASSQHASGVEEPHSLSVDVHPPFAYATPFPYNNEPCSAVDHLDNTEVVGATNTHDVGGSTHTYEHVQADMDAGIDIDGSRDVYEEFIDTDGPVDDAEVLDVPLIKNNEEDCLTTVPIPEWFTSNTWDNINDPSPALGTGHLTSWHKDDHPARGMLFKNKASVQYVLTLYSVEHNKQYKVIKSDTNRLVVRCKNEACLWSIRANCSKKHGMWVISTCKGPHSCSSLQLPTDGRMMDSKFISIALEKYVREDLTRKVRDLRSMLHARHGHDVTMYKVWEAKQKAVARISGILTSRTQNCHDF